In Paenibacillus segetis, the genomic window AAGTTCACCATAGACCTGTCCAATGATGATAAGGGGTATTACATGATGTTCATCTCTTATCAAGTAGAAGGTAGCCTTGTGCAATTAATGTATATGATGGATAACAACAAGTAGTGACAAGAAGTAGGGACAAGGGGACAGGCCCCTTGTCCCTTTCTCTTTCTAGAACGGACTCATGCCGAGAGTGTTTAATTTCTCCCCTGTAATATTGACCCCCATTTTTGTTGTAATATCACGATAATGACCAACGCGGCGGCCGACTCGATAGTCGGTTTCGTCTTTGTTTCCTTCAAAACTGCCATTGATGATCATGATGGTGACACCAAACCCTGGAGGGGTTAATCCCTTGGATATTTCTGCTGCTGAAGGCGTCCAATTTCCGACCATGACATCGTGAGCCGATGGTTTTGGTGGCTGTGGTGTCATCCAGAATAGCATAGCCGTCATGAAGCCTAATTTACCTTCACTCGTAATAAGCTCCGGTTGTTGAAGCAAGGTATCTTTAGTTCCATAAATAATTCCGCTAATTAAGCCATAATTGTAGTTCCAGCTCAATTGAATCGGCCCACGTCCATGATACGATTTGCCTGCAACGGGTGGGAAGTTCGTATCGGACTGAACGTAACCAATGTTGGTAGAGTTAATGTATCCTACTTCTTCATTCCAATAGAGACCCCAACTAAGCTCGCCGCCAGGCGCTGTCGCCCAACCTCCACCTGTTTCATGAGCGATATTGGCGAGGAATGCCGCCAGTTCACGCTTGCGGTCGACCGTAGAGCCTTCTTTAATAAATGAACCAAAATCAACGGTTTTGGAGATGATCGGAACGCTTAAATTCCACGAAGCGTTAAAGTCGGCATTTTGCATAATGAGCGTTTCTTTCTTCGTTGTCTTGTCTAATCTGAATACACGAGTGTTCCAAGTAGCTCCTTGCCGATATTCTAGCTTGTATTTGATATTGGCCACATCGGTTACGGCAGCGATCAAGTTGTTGTACGAATAATAGTCTGTTTGGCCCGGCTTGTAATACGGCTTGTCTGCAGCAAATGTATGCCATGCTGACGAACCGATACGCATGGGGAATAGCGCTTCGTATTCACTTTGTGGTAGTGCACTTTGTACGGCTGCAACTGCATTAGTTGGTGAGAATTGCGGATCGATACCGCCCCATGACGATATAATTTGCTGATCGGTTAATACCCGGCTTTGACCAGGAGCTAATTCACCTAAGGTCGTTCTCACGCTGATCGCCTGGCTTGCTGTCGTGTTATTCTTGGCATCTCTTGCTTTTACGTAATAAGTATATGCGGTATCCTGTTGTAAACCTGTGTCGGTGTATGTCAGTGTGGAGGCATTAGCAGAGGAACCCACCTTGATCTCGTTACGGTAAATGTCATAGCCTGCTACAGCAATGTTGTCTGTTGCGGCCCCCCAAGATAATGTGATGGTGTCAGCAGTTTGCCCTGTCGATACAAGATTAGTCGGAGCTGTTGGAGGGATCAGGTCTTCAACGCCGCCTGTATCTGGGCCAAGTAGCAGCCAAGGTGAACTTGATGGATCCCCCGTACCGGGTACATCGCCTTGTGTCCACCATTTGGCTCTATACACATTGTTGTTGTAGCTGACTTCATTGCCGCCCACATAGACTTGAGTAGATACCCAAGGTGAGGCAGTTAGAGAAGCTTGCTGTTGTACTTCACTTGCAGATACATTTGTTGTAACCGCTTCCATAGGTGCGAATACTAATAAGGCAGATAGTAGAGTGATGCTTACGCGCATTAACTTGGTACTTGTCAATTTACGTCGTTTCATAGTCATCCTCCTATACTATTGGTATAAATTCAATATCAGTATAGTAGACTATGAATCTATTAGCTATAGTCAATTATGCCTATATTATGTTTAATATACAAATATTGTTATATAAATTAACGTATGGTTCTCTTTATTAGTCTTAATACTCTTAATCTAATCTATGATTAATAAGCTTGATATTTATAGGGTATCCCTTAGAATGGAAGAAAGTAACTTTACAAGGGAGACAGATGGAATGAGCGATATTGTTGTACGAAATCATGTAAAAGTAATTGGAGAAGGGCAACGTACAATTATCTTTGGCCATGGATTTGGATGTGACCAAAGCATGTGGCAATATATCGTGCCCTCATTTAAGGAGAAGTATCGCATCATTCTTTTTGACTATGTTGGCTCAGGTCATTCAGATATAAGCGCATATCGATCAGACAAATATAGTTCACTACACGGTTATGTTCAGGATGTATTGGACATTATTGAGGCCTTAGAGCTCAAAGATATTATCTTCATTGGCCACTCTGTCAGCTCCATGATAGGCATGCTGGCCTCGATCGAGCGCCCAGAGGATTTCGATAAATTGATTATGGTTGGACCTTCACCGCGTTATTTAAATGAGGGTGATGATTATTTCGGTGGCTTTGAGAAAAGTGATATTACAGAACTACTAGATATGATGGAGATGAATTTCGCAGGTTGGGCTAGTTTTATGGCTCCACTGGCGATGAATAATCCAGATCCTATGTTATCGCAGGAACTGGAACGAAGCTTTAGCTCAGTAGATCCTGTTATTGCTAGAGAATTTGCTAAAGCAACCTTCCTATCCGATCATCGGAATGACTTAGCAAAAGTCACCGTTCCTACACTCATCATGCAATGTTCGGATGACAGTATCGTCCCTATAAAAGTAGGCGAATACTTACATGAGCACTTGAAGAATAGTACGTTACGATTAATGAAAGCCAAAGGTCATTATCCACATATCAGTCATCCAGAGGAGACGATCACTCTCATTAATGAATATCTGCAAGCAGTATGATGAGATTATGCTAACTGAAAGGAATTAAGCAATGGATGAGCGTTTGCAATATGCCCCATGTGGGTATGTTTCTATAACACATGAAGGAGAGATCATGGATGTAAATCATACCTTCCTTGATATTATGGGATATTCACGGGAAGATTTGGTGCAGCAACATTTTGAATCTATCATGTCTACGGCTAATAAGCTCATTTTCCATACTTATTTCTACCCTTTTATCAATCTAAATGGACATGTAGAAGAAATGTTTATAAGTTTGAGAGATCGTAAAGGTTTGGCGATTCCTTTCTTGCTTAATGGTAGAAGGTTTGAGAAGGAAGGCGTGGAGATTATTGATTGCATATTGATGCAGATGGGCAAACGGATTGATTATGAGGTTGAAATTCGGACGGCGAAGCGGCAAATAGAAGAGGCCTATTGGGAAAAAGACCAAGCGCTCGAAGAGTTGCAACAACTCCATGCCGAGATTGAACAGAAGCAGCAAGAGTTGATGGATTTAAATGCGGATTTATTAAAACTATCTGTTACGGATAAGCTTACGGGCTTGAACAATAGAAGATTTTTCGAGGATAAGCTAGCAGAACAGATCGCCTTATATGGCAAGATTCAACAGCCCTTTTCACTGTATATTATAGACATAGACCATTTCAAAAAAGTGAATGACACGTGGGGACATCCCATTGGCGATCTAGTATTAGTGAGACTAGCGGAGATTTTGCAATCGCATGTCCGTAGCGAAGATATGGTTGCTAGGTTAGGGGGAGAAGAGTTTGTGCTGATCTTACCTAACTTAGATGCTGCTGAGTCCAAGCGAAGAGCCGAGGATTTGCGCCTTGCTGTAGAGAGGGCTACCTGGGAGACGGGAGACATCACGGTGAGTATTGGCATAGCAACGTATTCCCCAATGGATTCGGATGCAAGCATCCTGAAAAAAGCCGATTTAGCACTGTACGCTTCTAAAGAAAATGGAAGAAATCGCATAACACATATCATGGATTTGTGAGTGGGACAAGGGGACAGGCACCTTGTCCCATTTTTGTTGGGATAGAGTGGGACAAAGAACCTGTCCCCCTGTCCCTATTTTACCGCGGAGAGGATGAGGAACATAGGTCTGCGATTCTCATCTTTCATTAGGGGATCACTCTGTAACATCTCATCGGAAGGTATCGGCTCTTTAACGGCTTTTATGGTGAATCCGGTCTCAATTAAGTTATTCATGTAGGTTGAAATGGTACGGTGATATTTAATCACGTTATCGGTTAAGAAGGTGGTTTGGCGTAATCCCTCGGATTGATAATGATCTACAGGCCAATGTAGGCGGTTGCCTTGATCATCGACAAACCAGTCTTGTTCATTGCGAGAAGTAAAGATAGGATGCTCAACTGAGAAGATGAAGGATCCGCCAGGCTGTAGGCAGTCATAGACCTTTTGGCAGATGGCCTCAAACGATTCGATATAATGAAAAGCCAATGAACTGATGACCACATCAAATTGTGAGTTGGCGAATTCAATATCTTCAATCGGCATTTGTGTATACGTAATTGCTGGATCATCGGTTAGCTCTGCAGCGGTTTGCAGCATTTTTTCGGAAATATCTACGCCTATCACCGAGCTTGCCTGCTGCTCACGGGCATATCGGCAATGCCAGCCAAAACCGCAGCCAAGATCCAGCACGCTTTTATTCCGCAACTCAGGAAGTAATGCCTTTAGTACATGCCATTCGCCTGCACCCTCTAGTCCTTTGGTTGAGCGGGGCATTTGTTTATAGGCAGAGAAAAAATTGGAATCATCGTATTTGTTCTGTTTCATTGGATACACGTCTCCTAAAGTTTGCCTAAGCCTATGCTAACTGAAATACATCGCAGCTTCAAGGTGGGACAGGTTCTTTGTCCCAAAAAAAGAGGGACAAGGGCCTTCCCCCTGTCCCTCCACATATATTAAAAATCAAAGTTGTCCGGATCCGGGCCAACGCGAAGATCTTGGTTCAAACCATCAATCTGAGCCATATCTTCTGGTGAGAGCTCAAAATCAAACAGTGCCGCATTTTCGATAATCCGATGCTCTTTTGTAGACTTTGGAATCGTTACAACACCGTGTTGCAGATCCCAACGCAAAATCACTTGAGCAATCGATTTATTATGCTTATCGGCAATTTCTTTGAGGATAGGCTGATCGAGCAGCTGACCTTGCATCAAAGGAGACCATGCTTCCATTTGAATCCCCTGTTCTTTGCAGAAACCCATCAGCTTGGTTTGAGTTAATCGTGGGTGGAATTCCACTTGGTTCACCATCGGTTTAATTGTAGCTGTCTTCATCAATTCAACGATGTGATGGATTTGGAAATTGCTTACCCCAATGGCTTTTACACGACCCTCTTTATATAAGGTCTCCAAAGCTCTCCATGCTTCTTGAAATTTACCTTCTACAGGCCAATGAATCAGATATAGGTCCAGATACTCCAGACCGAGTTTGCTGAGACTTGCCTCGTAGGCTGCTAGTGTGGATTCGTATCCTAGATCAGCATTCCAAACTTTTGAAGTCACAAAGAGATCTTCTCTTGGGATATTGTTCTCAAGCATGGCTTGTTTAATGCCTTCTCCAACACCCTGTTCATTGCCATAAATAGCGGCGGTGTCGATACTGCGATAACCATGTTTGATTGCTGCTTTAACAGCCTCGACTAGCTCCGCACCTTCCTCTACTTTAAATACGCCGAGCCCAAACCACGGCATTTGAATACCATTGTGTAATGTTGTTGTGTCTTGTAAGTTTTGTACGATCATTGAAAAACCTCCTAATGTTAGATTGTAATTTTATTATCTTTTCGATCCAAAGAACGTGCCCAGCCGGTCAAAATGACGGCCCCGAGAACCATCAACGCTCCAACCCATGCAGTATGAACAAGTCCAATGGAGTCGGTAACGACACCACCTAAATATGCCCCAATGGCGATGCCAGCATTAAATGCAGCAATATTAACAGCAGAAGCAACATCTACTGCTTTCGGAGCATATCGTTCAGCCAGCGTAACTACATACACTTGTAGTCCCGGTACATTCATAAAAGCTAACAAACCCATAAAGAAGATCGTTATAAGACCGGCAATTTTATAGGGGGCTGTGAATGTTAGGACGAGCAGTACGATAGCTTGGAAAATAAACATATAGAACAGGGCCGTAGTAGGCTTACGGTTTGCAGCTTTTCCTCCAATAACGTTACCGATGGCAATGGCAATGCCGTATAGCAAGAGAATCACCGCTACCGTACTTTCCTTAAATCCGGTTATATCATGTAACAAGGGGGATAAATAAGTAAAGACAACAAACGTCCCTCCGTACCCTATGGCTGTAATAACGAAAGCCAGCAGTAAACGCCCATTCGTCACTAGTTTGAGCTGGTCACGAAGCGGCGTTTTGGTTCCTTTACGCAAATCAGAAGGAATCAATATCATATTGGCTATGAAAGCCAATATACCAATGATCACGATCCCAATAAAGGCGGCACGCCAACCCCAGTGTTGCCCGATCATCGTACCTAAGGGTACTCCTGTAACGGTAGCGACGGTCAGTCCAGAGAACATAATAGCTATGGCACTGGCTCTACGATTTTCGGGTACGAGGTCAGCTGCGATGGTTGAA contains:
- a CDS encoding aldo/keto reductase; this encodes MVQNLQDTTTLHNGIQMPWFGLGVFKVEEGAELVEAVKAAIKHGYRSIDTAAIYGNEQGVGEGIKQAMLENNIPREDLFVTSKVWNADLGYESTLAAYEASLSKLGLEYLDLYLIHWPVEGKFQEAWRALETLYKEGRVKAIGVSNFQIHHIVELMKTATIKPMVNQVEFHPRLTQTKLMGFCKEQGIQMEAWSPLMQGQLLDQPILKEIADKHNKSIAQVILRWDLQHGVVTIPKSTKEHRIIENAALFDFELSPEDMAQIDGLNQDLRVGPDPDNFDF
- a CDS encoding MFS transporter, translated to MHLDKRRSTLALLALAISAFAIGTTEFISVGLLPLIAEDLNISVTTSALTVTLYALGVTFGAPILTSLTTKVPRKSLLFWIMIVFIVGNSLAATASGVGILLVARVISAFSHGVFMSIGSTIAADLVPENRRASAIAIMFSGLTVATVTGVPLGTMIGQHWGWRAAFIGIVIIGILAFIANMILIPSDLRKGTKTPLRDQLKLVTNGRLLLAFVITAIGYGGTFVVFTYLSPLLHDITGFKESTVAVILLLYGIAIAIGNVIGGKAANRKPTTALFYMFIFQAIVLLVLTFTAPYKIAGLITIFFMGLLAFMNVPGLQVYVVTLAERYAPKAVDVASAVNIAAFNAGIAIGAYLGGVVTDSIGLVHTAWVGALMVLGAVILTGWARSLDRKDNKITI
- a CDS encoding alpha/beta fold hydrolase, yielding MSDIVVRNHVKVIGEGQRTIIFGHGFGCDQSMWQYIVPSFKEKYRIILFDYVGSGHSDISAYRSDKYSSLHGYVQDVLDIIEALELKDIIFIGHSVSSMIGMLASIERPEDFDKLIMVGPSPRYLNEGDDYFGGFEKSDITELLDMMEMNFAGWASFMAPLAMNNPDPMLSQELERSFSSVDPVIAREFAKATFLSDHRNDLAKVTVPTLIMQCSDDSIVPIKVGEYLHEHLKNSTLRLMKAKGHYPHISHPEETITLINEYLQAV
- a CDS encoding glycoside hydrolase family 19 protein, translated to MKRRKLTSTKLMRVSITLLSALLVFAPMEAVTTNVSASEVQQQASLTASPWVSTQVYVGGNEVSYNNNVYRAKWWTQGDVPGTGDPSSSPWLLLGPDTGGVEDLIPPTAPTNLVSTGQTADTITLSWGAATDNIAVAGYDIYRNEIKVGSSANASTLTYTDTGLQQDTAYTYYVKARDAKNNTTASQAISVRTTLGELAPGQSRVLTDQQIISSWGGIDPQFSPTNAVAAVQSALPQSEYEALFPMRIGSSAWHTFAADKPYYKPGQTDYYSYNNLIAAVTDVANIKYKLEYRQGATWNTRVFRLDKTTKKETLIMQNADFNASWNLSVPIISKTVDFGSFIKEGSTVDRKRELAAFLANIAHETGGGWATAPGGELSWGLYWNEEVGYINSTNIGYVQSDTNFPPVAGKSYHGRGPIQLSWNYNYGLISGIIYGTKDTLLQQPELITSEGKLGFMTAMLFWMTPQPPKPSAHDVMVGNWTPSAAEISKGLTPPGFGVTIMIINGSFEGNKDETDYRVGRRVGHYRDITTKMGVNITGEKLNTLGMSPF
- a CDS encoding sensor domain-containing diguanylate cyclase; protein product: MDERLQYAPCGYVSITHEGEIMDVNHTFLDIMGYSREDLVQQHFESIMSTANKLIFHTYFYPFINLNGHVEEMFISLRDRKGLAIPFLLNGRRFEKEGVEIIDCILMQMGKRIDYEVEIRTAKRQIEEAYWEKDQALEELQQLHAEIEQKQQELMDLNADLLKLSVTDKLTGLNNRRFFEDKLAEQIALYGKIQQPFSLYIIDIDHFKKVNDTWGHPIGDLVLVRLAEILQSHVRSEDMVARLGGEEFVLILPNLDAAESKRRAEDLRLAVERATWETGDITVSIGIATYSPMDSDASILKKADLALYASKENGRNRITHIMDL
- a CDS encoding class I SAM-dependent methyltransferase, giving the protein MKQNKYDDSNFFSAYKQMPRSTKGLEGAGEWHVLKALLPELRNKSVLDLGCGFGWHCRYAREQQASSVIGVDISEKMLQTAAELTDDPAITYTQMPIEDIEFANSQFDVVISSLAFHYIESFEAICQKVYDCLQPGGSFIFSVEHPIFTSRNEQDWFVDDQGNRLHWPVDHYQSEGLRQTTFLTDNVIKYHRTISTYMNNLIETGFTIKAVKEPIPSDEMLQSDPLMKDENRRPMFLILSAVK